The genome window CTGATGGATTTGAATTTGTTTACTAGCAGCGGCTTCTCGACTGCGCTGGCAGAGGGTCTTGATTGCGCCATCCGGAAGCACACAATTCTAAAGGATCGAGCAGAGCCGTCGTGCTCGCCGGTACTTCTGGGCGCGGTGGCAGGCGCTGACGGAGCTTATCTGGGCAAAGTCTCATAACTTGGATTTACAACATTCATAGTTGGTAGGGCATTTTATGAATCTCGGCCTGTGCAGGCCAAATGTGGAGGAAGTCAAATGATGAAAGCAGTGGTTACTTCGATTCTCTTGCTGACCTTGCCGTACACATTGCTGGCCGCAGACACAAATGCAGCCATGTTGATCGGTTCCGGAAGCGTGGAACTCAATGGCCAACAGGCCCCGCGTACTTCGACGATTTTCCCCGGTGACCGGATCAAAACGGGACCAAATTCGACTGCCCTGGTGAAGGTGGCCCAGACTGTGTTCTCGCTGCGTAATGATTCGTCTCTCCAATATCGCGGCGGCAACATTGTCTTCGAGCGCGGCGTCCTGTCTGTAAGTGGTGCGAATGGACTGAATGTGGAATTTGGGGATCTTACAATTTCAGCCGCGCGCGCCGCTAAGTTTGTACTGATAAACAAAGATGGGATGGAAAAGCTTGCCGCACTTGAAGGCCCGCTCAATATTACAAGCGGAGGGCGGAGCGTCACACTGAATCAGGGACAGATGATGACCCGCATGATTCCTGGAGAGCCGAACGATGCCGGAACGGCTTCCGGCCCGCAGGCAAACGATTCGAGACAAAATCCCCCCGTAGTGGCGCAAGCGACGAGCAGCGGCTTTTTTGGTAACTGGAAGATTGGGGCCATTGTCGGTCTTGTCGCAATTGGCGCGGTGGCGGGCGCGGGTTTTGCGGGAGCGTTCGATACCCAGCAGGCAAGTCCGTCGAAGGTGCGTTAGAGTCCGAGCCAAATCGACCCGGAAAACTGAAGCTCTCTACCATAATGATTGACCTGCACTGCCATATTTTGCCGTTCGTAGATGACGGTGCTGCCTCATGGGAAATCGCCGAACAGATGTGTCAAGTGGCACTAGATGACGGCATAACCCACATCGTGGCGACGCCGCACGCGAATTCCCAGTTTGAGTATCGCCGGGCAGATTTGTCGAAGCATTTGATGGAGCTTCAGACAAGAGTCAAGGGCAAGATGAAATTCAGCTTGGGATGCGATTTCCACTTATCGTATGAAAATATCCAGACCCTATGGGCTAATCCCGGCCGGTTCTTGATCGAAGGTACTCCCTACTTATTAATCGAATTCAGCGACTATGGATTGCCGCCGAATTTCGAGCATCTGCTTTTCGGAATGACTACCGAGCTGAAGCTGCATCCGATCATCACTCACCCGGAACGTAATCCAATTCTGCAGCGACATCCGCAAACTGTCCTTCCTTGGATCGAAGCTGGGTGTCTTATTCAGGTGACCGCGAGTGCTCTTACCGGGAGTTGGGGAAGAGCGGCCAAAGAAGCAGCCGTTTGGCTACTTCGGAGTGGGCTCGTTCATCTGTTGGCTACAGATGCTCACGATCCTAAACATCGACCGCCGATTTTGTCACGGGCTCGAGACACTGCCGCCAAGATTATTGGAGACAAGGCTGCTTGGAACCTGGTGGAAACGACTCCTTCTATGATCCTGGACGGTCGTATAGTCCAAACCGTCGCTTAGACCATTCTGATGGAAGCCCCGACTAAAGTCGGAGGCTTCTATCTATTGCTTCTGCTGCGCCACTACATCTGCCGCATTCGTGGTGCGCGCAAGGTTGGGAAACATAGGCGTAACTTCAAACGGCATCTTGTCACGCGCGGTCAACAGCGGAACTGGTTTGCTCTTCTGCAAACTCACTTGATCGTCCCATGGATCGAGTTTGACTCTGCTGCCAAGCGGCAGCGCTGCCAACTGATGCACGTCCCCACGTTGCAATTGGGGCGCCGACTGCTCGAGAGAAGCCATCCGGAACAGTTCTCTTCCCTTAGCCATGCGGTTGCCGAAGTTAGGATCAATAAGCCAGGTCAGCTCGTGCGCATGTGCTTGCAGCGCGCGCAGAAATAATCCCGCATTCGCCAGTTTGTCTTTGTAGGGCGAATTGCGCAGAAGCTCACTGGCCTTCTTGTCAGCAGCCATCTCGTCAGTTTCGCTACGTTGCATGACAAGTTTGCGCAGCACATCCTCGTCAGGAAAAATCATGCGATCGCTGAAGGCATACTTTGTATCCACGGAGTGTCCGAGGGCAATGTGTGCCAATTCGTGCGACAGTACCATGGCCAGAGAGGCTTCATCCGGCAATACATCGAGCAAGCCCCGGCTAATCACAATTGTGTGTCCGATCGTGAAGGTCTCCAGCGGAGTTGTGAGCAGCACTCGGCAACGGACATCCGGCTGGATGTTGAGACTGTTAGTGACTTCAAAATTGTTCACCACCGCCTGCAGTACTTTGGAGGCTTCCCCATCCGGGGCCAGGACGCCTGCGCGCTCCATGCGATCGAGCACACTATCTTCGGCTTCGCGTTGCCACTTCTGTTGGCTCTCGATCGGGCTGATCTCGTTAGCGCCGTTACCGCTGTGGTCCGCCACATCCTTGGCGGGCGATTCAACTTGCATATCGGTGAACTCCGTCTGCTGGCCAGAATGCTTCAAGTCATAGCCCCACAAACGCGTTTGTCCCTTCATGCTGAGCTTGCGGACCAGGTCGTACTTCACATCTGAGTCTTCGGTATAGACGTACGCAGGAAGCCACAATCCCGGTTGCAGGTTGAGTCGCCAGCTATCGAAGTGGAAGTAGTGCTTGCCCCTGGATTGTGGTGCATAAGTTCCATTGATGCGAACGATGTTGTAGTCCTGGTCTTCCACCCAGATACGGCCCACGAAATGGACGCCTTTGGTGTGCTTAAGCGGGACTACATTGAACACCAGAGTGCGAACTTCGCCCAGGAACTCTTGCCGCTGATATTTGAGTTCACAATCTTCCCTGTCGAATCCGCTATTCAAGAAGATCAGTTGCATGAAGCCTTGCGGTACATACTTCATTTTATAAAAGCCGTCGAGCCGATCCAGCACCCTCTTAAACTTGCCTGACTGTTTCTTCCCGTATGTTTGGTCGTTGATCCCGCGGTTATCGAGCACGAGACGCCCGAGGAAATAGTTGTCACTGGCGGGGACTTTTCCCAATTCCGGATCTTGCTTCATCTGCTGAATGTAGGTCTCAACCAGCGGGGAGTACTTATGCATGTTCTCCACAAGTTTGGCTTCATGGTAGAAGATGCTGTTAGAGAGGGCCTCGTAGGTGGAATGCGCCGCTTGGTCACTCGACGGAGTGGAAGGCGCGTCCAAACTCGCCATTGCAAGGGATGAAACCAACATGGCCGCAAAAATTGAATTGCGAGCTATCGACATGGAAACTCCTTGAGAGTTCACAGACACATGGCACCAGCTTTGCGCTTCTTAGTCTTCATTGTGCCAATTCAAAAACAATGCGCACCGTCGCGTTGGAGTCGTATGGCTGACCGTTTCGCTTAGCCGGCTGGAACCGAATTTGCTCCGCAGCGCGTTGTGCCGCTTCATGCAGTCCGTCTCCCAGACCGCGGACTACTGGTTCGATATGAATGTTTCCGGATGCAGCGAACATCACTTCGAGCAATACTTCTCCTTCAATGTGCAGCTTGTGGGCCTCTACCCTATACGCCGGGAATGGCTTAACAAGAGATCCACCAACACGTCTCCTTCTGGTTCGGGAGTCCGTCTGTGATTTCGTGCACAGGAAATCAATAATCAAGACAGTCCTTTATTGCTTCATAGCATTCATAAGCCTTACCCGACGACCCGTTCCACGGAGAGTCTCTGTGTAAGTGATGAATCCGTTATGAGCAGTGTTGCATCTTCTCGGATGAGTTGTGCGCAAGACACATTGCAGCAGCAGCTTCGTACCACCTCTGCGTGCGCATCTCAGGATTTTGGCGTAAGGAAACACCAGCCGAGCCGAGTAGCTCCCCAAGAGTGCTAATGCCACAGACCGTGGTGTGCCCGGGGCGGGCGAATTGAAGAAAGCGCGACAAGGCATAGCAACTAGCCTTGGCGATGAGGAGACGTATTACGAGACAAAATCATTCAAATCTGGAATGAACATCGGTCTGCTTATCTCTGGAACAGAGAGAGAACAGAGGATGGAATTTAAGTAACGAATGGCGACGTAGGAGTCTTCACCAGCGGCAAAGCCGGGTTTCTAAACATAGCCTTTGCTGCACGTCCTCAAGCGACTTTCGGGTGCAACTGGGAAGACTTCCGAGATGACTCTGGCCCGCTCGAACTGGCCGCTTCGGAAGATGCTTGAATGGTAAAGAAATAGGAATCAAACATAGGTCCCTCCATATCGCATCACTTCGGGAAAGACACTCTATGACCGCTCACGACATTAGCGTATGAGCTACTCGGTAGTGCGGCTGTGATGAAGATCACACACCCACTGGTATCGGCAGGACGAGAGACGTTAGCGTGCTGGGGCAGACGCACTGCCCATGCGCGGACTACCGCGAAGCTGACTCAGGTGCGAATAAGTGTGGGCAAGCTCCGTAGCTATCAATTGTGAAAACGCAAGGCCAGCTTGAGGGAATTGTGCAAGCACTTGCAGGAATTGCGCGCGAGAGATAAATGCTGTCTCAGCTGCTTTGAGTGCCGAGATCGTCACCGTGGACGGCTGAGCAAGCATCGTGCCTGCCAGACCCAATACTGCTGGTGCTGAGATTTGGTGGAGGCTTACCTGTTTGGTTTGCAAACCGTTCTTTGAAATCGAGGTTTGCGCAATCCCCGAAATCAGCAGAAAAATGCCCTCGCTAGGTTCTCCCTCGCGGATGATCAGATCTCCGATGCCATAATTCCGCAGCTCGGGAGCACAGCTGAGCGAAGAGGCAGCGGCAGGCGGGAGTCCGGGAACTAGATTCAGAAGAATGTCCCTGAAACATCGATCCTCTAACCTTTCGGAAGTGATCGTATGCTGCATGCACACAACATTAAGGGGGAAGCTAAATCGCCGCTGTGACCGATATCACTTCATCAAGTGACATAAACCCAATCGCCGTTAGTTTACGTGGGCGACCAACTGCCGCAGAGCCGGAAGATCTCGCAACCAAACGCTTGAGCCTTTGATCGTCAGGAATTGCTTGCGGCGGAATTCGGCGAAGAGGCGAGTGACGGTCTCTCGGGAAGATCCAATCATCTGCGCGATTTCTTCATGGGTCAGTGACAGAGTAATCTTCACTTCTTTTTTGTTGGCGCCCTTCAATTCGGGATCGGCCCAAGCGAGCAACATCCGAGCCAGTTTTTCGGCTGACGAAGCAGACAATCCGAGGCAGCGGATCTCCTCGTAGGCTCCAGCGCAGTTAGCGCTCAGTTGCTTTGCAACGTGCATGCTGGCGTCGCCATGCTGGCTGAGAAACTTCAAAAACTCGGCTTTGGGCAGAAAATTTACCTGGCTCGGTTCCAGCACTTCGACGGTTGCTTCATAGGCTTTGTCGGCGATCGTCGAAGTCAGTCCCAGCACCTCACCTGGCGTGACAATGCGAAGAATGATGGTTCGTCCATCGGCTGACGAGGTGTACAGCTTGGCTTTCCCTTTGCAGAGGATGAAGGCTCCGCGTGATTCCTGCCCTTCGACAAAAAGCATCGCCCCTTTGGGATAGGTCGATGTGGATTTGATGGATTGCAGGTGTTCGACTGCTGGTTTTGAGAGATTACAAAATAGACGCTCTTCGCGATAAGGACAGCGGGTGCAATTTTCGATAATGTCGAGGCCGTATGGGGAGCGCATCGGTCCCTCCTGTCGTCTAACTCAAGAACAGTCTAAGCCTGGTGCCGAACATCAGTATGTGACGCAGGTCACAATTTCAGCTTATAAAGCCAACTTCCTTGATTGCTCCCTAAAATGCACCTCCGCGTTACCCGGCGACGCCCTGTATCTTCGTGGTACCTCCGAATTGCGGCAACTCACCTCGTATGAAGGAGATGCAAGTGTCTCCCTATACTGTGGATACGCAACGACAATGCGATGAGTACAGCTCCGTAAAAAATCGCACAAGCGCCTAAAGGCCGACACAAGCTCGGATAAACGTTGCATTGATGCAAGATGGTCTGCACCGCACGCTGCCATTAACAGCCATCAAGACCTGCAATCCAGAGATCATGGTGCGTTTCGGGAATCCGGTGAAAGAGATCCTGGAGAGCGCGGCGGAACGTGGAAGTGAACTCATCGCTATGGGCGCTCGGAGCAACGCCAACAAACCAGCGTTCAGCCGCAGCGTCTCCTACGGTGTTATCGCGCAAGCGCCATGTCCAGTGCTGACGGCAAAAGGACGGGAAAACTGATCTAAAATCAGGGGCAATTCAAAGACGAAGGGTCTCGGATCTATTCCGGGGCCTTTTGTTCTTGAGCTCTTCAGGCAGAGACCTGCAGCTAATACAAAAGCGGGACCTCGCTCGCTCGCGAGATCCCGCTTTCCATGTGGACTGCGCGCTCGTTCGCAGCCACAAGCCAGAGCCTTTCCCAATCTTCTAGACACAACCGAGACGCACTGTGGCGCACATGATAACCGTGTGAGCTAATTAACCGCCGACGAAGTGCTGTCGGAAACAGGAATGCCTGCTCCCCAGTCTGGAAGGAGTATGCTCACGCCTACTGAAGCATGGGCTGGTTTCTGCTGCATGGCTCGTCCAGTGTCGACCCTGACCTCCCATGAACGAGTTGTTATATTCCGGCACTCCAACTCTCCATGTTTGCTGATCGTCAT of Acidobacteriota bacterium contains these proteins:
- a CDS encoding exopolysaccharide biosynthesis protein encodes the protein MIDLHCHILPFVDDGAASWEIAEQMCQVALDDGITHIVATPHANSQFEYRRADLSKHLMELQTRVKGKMKFSLGCDFHLSYENIQTLWANPGRFLIEGTPYLLIEFSDYGLPPNFEHLLFGMTTELKLHPIITHPERNPILQRHPQTVLPWIEAGCLIQVTASALTGSWGRAAKEAAVWLLRSGLVHLLATDAHDPKHRPPILSRARDTAAKIIGDKAAWNLVETTPSMILDGRIVQTVA
- a CDS encoding Crp/Fnr family transcriptional regulator, whose translation is MRSPYGLDIIENCTRCPYREERLFCNLSKPAVEHLQSIKSTSTYPKGAMLFVEGQESRGAFILCKGKAKLYTSSADGRTIILRIVTPGEVLGLTSTIADKAYEATVEVLEPSQVNFLPKAEFLKFLSQHGDASMHVAKQLSANCAGAYEEIRCLGLSASSAEKLARMLLAWADPELKGANKKEVKITLSLTHEEIAQMIGSSRETVTRLFAEFRRKQFLTIKGSSVWLRDLPALRQLVAHVN